One genomic region from Phycodurus eques isolate BA_2022a chromosome 16, UOR_Pequ_1.1, whole genome shotgun sequence encodes:
- the LOC133414832 gene encoding phosphoribosyl pyrophosphate synthase-associated protein 1 isoform X4, with product MNVAKSGYRVFSANSSVACTELAKKITERLGVELGKSVVFQESNSETRVDVKESVRGQTIFIIQTIPRDVNTAIMELLVMAYALKTSCAKNIIGVIPYFPYSKQCKMRKRGSIVCKLLASMLAKAGLTHIITMDLHQKEIQGFFSFPVDNLRASPFLIQYIQEEIPDYRNAIIVAKSPAAAKRAQSYAERLRLGLAVIHGEAQCSESDMADGRHSPPCVRNTTGHTGLELPLMMAKEKPPITVVGDVGGRIAIIVDDIIDDVGDFVAAAEILKERGAYKIYIMATHGLLSADAPRLIDESAIDEVVVTNTVPHEVQKLQCPKIKTVDVSMILAEAIRRIHNGESMAYLFRNIAVDD from the exons ATGAACGTCGCCAAAAGTGGTTATCGTGTTTTCTCGGCAAACTCCTCCGTAGCATGCACAGAGCTGGCCAAGAAGATAACAGA GCGACTTGGAGTTGAACTGGGAAAGTCTGTTGTCTTTCAAGAGTCTAATAGTG aGACAAGAGTGGATGTTAAAGAATCTGTTCGTGGACAAACAATCTTCATCATCCAGACCATACCAAG AGATGTCAACACAGCAATCATGGAGCTGCTTGTCATGGCCTACGCCCTGAAGACCTCTTGTGCAAAGAACATCATTGGGGTGATTCCGTACTTCCCCTACAGTAAACAGTGCAAGATGAGAAAGAGGGGCTCCATAGTATGTAAGCTGTTAGCGTCCATGTTGGCTAAAGCAG GGCTAACACACATCATCACCATGGACTTGCATCAGAAAGAGATTCagggtttcttttcttttccggTGGACAATTTGCGGGCCTCCCCATTCCTGATTCAGTACATTCAAGAGGAG ATTCCAGATTACAGGAACGCCATCATTGTGGCCAAATCCCCAGCAGCAGCAAAGAG AGCTCAGTCCTATGCGGAACGCTTGCGTTTGGGTCTGGCTGTTATTCATGGTGAGGCTCAGTGTTCTGAGTCCGACATGGCTGACGGAAGGCATTCACCGCCGTGTGTGCGCAACACCACAGGACACACGGGATTAGAGCTGCCTT TGATGATGGCCAAGGAGAAACCTCCCATTACTGTTGTTGGGGACGTGGGGGGAAGAATTGCCATCATTGTG GACGACATCATAGACGATGTAGGAGATTTTGTAGCAGCCGCTGAGATCCTGAAAGAGAGAGGCGCTTATAAAATTTACATCATGGCCACACACGGATTACTCTCGGCTGATGCTCCACGTCTTATAGACGAGTCAGCCATTGATGAG GTGGTGGTGACCAACACAGTCCCCCATGAAGTGCAGAAGCTCCAGTGTCCAAAAATCAAGACCGTGGACGTCAGTATGATCCTGGCGGAGGCCATCCGCCGTATCCACAATGGAGAGTCCATGGCTTACTTGTTCCGTAATATTGCCGTGGATGATTAA
- the rasd4 gene encoding rasd family member 4: MSLEEKDRTNVHLVFLGAAGVGKTALIQRFLKDTFETKHRRTVEELHRKEYEVGGVKVNVNIMDTSGSYSFPAMRRLSIQNSDAFALVYAVNDPASLEVVKRLRDEILELKEDKYTPIVVIGNKIDCHHERQVSCEDVVSTVELDWNNSFVEASAKDNINVLQAFRELLQQANLPRWFSPALCHRRETFPKEKNKIAPMNKAKSCFLS, translated from the coding sequence ATGTCTCTTGAAGAAAAAGATCGGACAAATGTGCATCTAGTTTTTCTGGGAGCAGCAGGTGTGGGGAAGACAGCCCTCATCCAGCGCTTCTTAAAGGACACCTTTGAGACCAAGCACCGCCGCACAGTTGAGGAGCTCCACAGAAAGGAGTATGAGGTTGGGGGTGTCAAAGTCAACGTCAACATCATGGACACCAGTGGCAGCTACTCTTTCCCAGCCATGAGAAGGCTCTCCATCCAGAACAGTGATGCCTTTGCACTGGTCTACGCAGTGAATGACCCAGCATCCTTGGAGGTGGTTAAGCGTCTGCGGGATGAGATTCTGGAGCTCAAGGAGGACAAGTACACACCTATTGTGGTGATAGGTAACAAGATTGACTGTCACCACGAGCGTCAAGTGTCATGTGAGGATGTTGTCTCAACAGTGGAGCTGGACTGGAACAACAGCTTTGTGGAGGCATCTGCCAAAGACAACATTAACGTGCTACAAGCGTTCAGGGAGCTTTTACAGCAAGCCAACCTGCCCAGGTGGTTTAGCCCGGCACTGTGCCACAGGAGGGAAACCTTTCCCAAGGAGAAGAACAAGATAGCTCCAATGAACAAGGCCAAGAGCTGTTTTCTCTCCTAA
- the LOC133414832 gene encoding phosphoribosyl pyrophosphate synthase-associated protein 1 isoform X3, which translates to MNVAKSGYRVFSANSSVACTELAKKITERLGVELGKSVVFQESNSETRVDVKESVRGQTIFIIQTIPSRDVNTAIMELLVMAYALKTSCAKNIIGVIPYFPYSKQCKMRKRGSIVCKLLASMLAKAGLTHIITMDLHQKEIQGFFSFPVDNLRASPFLIQYIQEEIPDYRNAIIVAKSPAAAKRAQSYAERLRLGLAVIHGEAQCSESDMADGRHSPPCVRNTTGHTGLELPLMMAKEKPPITVVGDVGGRIAIIVDDIIDDVGDFVAAAEILKERGAYKIYIMATHGLLSADAPRLIDESAIDEVVVTNTVPHEVQKLQCPKIKTVDVSMILAEAIRRIHNGESMAYLFRNIAVDD; encoded by the exons ATGAACGTCGCCAAAAGTGGTTATCGTGTTTTCTCGGCAAACTCCTCCGTAGCATGCACAGAGCTGGCCAAGAAGATAACAGA GCGACTTGGAGTTGAACTGGGAAAGTCTGTTGTCTTTCAAGAGTCTAATAGTG aGACAAGAGTGGATGTTAAAGAATCTGTTCGTGGACAAACAATCTTCATCATCCAGACCATACCAAG CAGAGATGTCAACACAGCAATCATGGAGCTGCTTGTCATGGCCTACGCCCTGAAGACCTCTTGTGCAAAGAACATCATTGGGGTGATTCCGTACTTCCCCTACAGTAAACAGTGCAAGATGAGAAAGAGGGGCTCCATAGTATGTAAGCTGTTAGCGTCCATGTTGGCTAAAGCAG GGCTAACACACATCATCACCATGGACTTGCATCAGAAAGAGATTCagggtttcttttcttttccggTGGACAATTTGCGGGCCTCCCCATTCCTGATTCAGTACATTCAAGAGGAG ATTCCAGATTACAGGAACGCCATCATTGTGGCCAAATCCCCAGCAGCAGCAAAGAG AGCTCAGTCCTATGCGGAACGCTTGCGTTTGGGTCTGGCTGTTATTCATGGTGAGGCTCAGTGTTCTGAGTCCGACATGGCTGACGGAAGGCATTCACCGCCGTGTGTGCGCAACACCACAGGACACACGGGATTAGAGCTGCCTT TGATGATGGCCAAGGAGAAACCTCCCATTACTGTTGTTGGGGACGTGGGGGGAAGAATTGCCATCATTGTG GACGACATCATAGACGATGTAGGAGATTTTGTAGCAGCCGCTGAGATCCTGAAAGAGAGAGGCGCTTATAAAATTTACATCATGGCCACACACGGATTACTCTCGGCTGATGCTCCACGTCTTATAGACGAGTCAGCCATTGATGAG GTGGTGGTGACCAACACAGTCCCCCATGAAGTGCAGAAGCTCCAGTGTCCAAAAATCAAGACCGTGGACGTCAGTATGATCCTGGCGGAGGCCATCCGCCGTATCCACAATGGAGAGTCCATGGCTTACTTGTTCCGTAATATTGCCGTGGATGATTAA
- the LOC133414832 gene encoding phosphoribosyl pyrophosphate synthase-associated protein 1 isoform X2, whose protein sequence is MNVAKSGYRVFSANSSVACTELAKKITERLGVELGKSVVFQESNSETRVDVKESVRGQTIFIIQTIPRDVNTAIMELLVMAYALKTSCAKNIIGVIPYFPYSKQCKMRKRGSIVCKLLASMLAKAGLTHIITMDLHQKEIQGFFSFPVDNLRASPFLIQYIQEEIPDYRNAIIVAKSPAAAKRAQSYAERLRLGLAVIHGEAQCSESDMADGRHSPPCVRNTTGHTGLELPSGKQQAPFPGIELPMMMAKEKPPITVVGDVGGRIAIIVDDIIDDVGDFVAAAEILKERGAYKIYIMATHGLLSADAPRLIDESAIDEVVVTNTVPHEVQKLQCPKIKTVDVSMILAEAIRRIHNGESMAYLFRNIAVDD, encoded by the exons ATGAACGTCGCCAAAAGTGGTTATCGTGTTTTCTCGGCAAACTCCTCCGTAGCATGCACAGAGCTGGCCAAGAAGATAACAGA GCGACTTGGAGTTGAACTGGGAAAGTCTGTTGTCTTTCAAGAGTCTAATAGTG aGACAAGAGTGGATGTTAAAGAATCTGTTCGTGGACAAACAATCTTCATCATCCAGACCATACCAAG AGATGTCAACACAGCAATCATGGAGCTGCTTGTCATGGCCTACGCCCTGAAGACCTCTTGTGCAAAGAACATCATTGGGGTGATTCCGTACTTCCCCTACAGTAAACAGTGCAAGATGAGAAAGAGGGGCTCCATAGTATGTAAGCTGTTAGCGTCCATGTTGGCTAAAGCAG GGCTAACACACATCATCACCATGGACTTGCATCAGAAAGAGATTCagggtttcttttcttttccggTGGACAATTTGCGGGCCTCCCCATTCCTGATTCAGTACATTCAAGAGGAG ATTCCAGATTACAGGAACGCCATCATTGTGGCCAAATCCCCAGCAGCAGCAAAGAG AGCTCAGTCCTATGCGGAACGCTTGCGTTTGGGTCTGGCTGTTATTCATGGTGAGGCTCAGTGTTCTGAGTCCGACATGGCTGACGGAAGGCATTCACCGCCGTGTGTGCGCAACACCACAGGACACACGGGATTAGAGCTGCCTT CAGGCAAACAACAAGCTCCGTTCCCTGGCATAGAGCTTCCAA TGATGATGGCCAAGGAGAAACCTCCCATTACTGTTGTTGGGGACGTGGGGGGAAGAATTGCCATCATTGTG GACGACATCATAGACGATGTAGGAGATTTTGTAGCAGCCGCTGAGATCCTGAAAGAGAGAGGCGCTTATAAAATTTACATCATGGCCACACACGGATTACTCTCGGCTGATGCTCCACGTCTTATAGACGAGTCAGCCATTGATGAG GTGGTGGTGACCAACACAGTCCCCCATGAAGTGCAGAAGCTCCAGTGTCCAAAAATCAAGACCGTGGACGTCAGTATGATCCTGGCGGAGGCCATCCGCCGTATCCACAATGGAGAGTCCATGGCTTACTTGTTCCGTAATATTGCCGTGGATGATTAA
- the LOC133414832 gene encoding phosphoribosyl pyrophosphate synthase-associated protein 1 isoform X1: MNVAKSGYRVFSANSSVACTELAKKITERLGVELGKSVVFQESNSETRVDVKESVRGQTIFIIQTIPSRDVNTAIMELLVMAYALKTSCAKNIIGVIPYFPYSKQCKMRKRGSIVCKLLASMLAKAGLTHIITMDLHQKEIQGFFSFPVDNLRASPFLIQYIQEEIPDYRNAIIVAKSPAAAKRAQSYAERLRLGLAVIHGEAQCSESDMADGRHSPPCVRNTTGHTGLELPSGKQQAPFPGIELPMMMAKEKPPITVVGDVGGRIAIIVDDIIDDVGDFVAAAEILKERGAYKIYIMATHGLLSADAPRLIDESAIDEVVVTNTVPHEVQKLQCPKIKTVDVSMILAEAIRRIHNGESMAYLFRNIAVDD, from the exons ATGAACGTCGCCAAAAGTGGTTATCGTGTTTTCTCGGCAAACTCCTCCGTAGCATGCACAGAGCTGGCCAAGAAGATAACAGA GCGACTTGGAGTTGAACTGGGAAAGTCTGTTGTCTTTCAAGAGTCTAATAGTG aGACAAGAGTGGATGTTAAAGAATCTGTTCGTGGACAAACAATCTTCATCATCCAGACCATACCAAG CAGAGATGTCAACACAGCAATCATGGAGCTGCTTGTCATGGCCTACGCCCTGAAGACCTCTTGTGCAAAGAACATCATTGGGGTGATTCCGTACTTCCCCTACAGTAAACAGTGCAAGATGAGAAAGAGGGGCTCCATAGTATGTAAGCTGTTAGCGTCCATGTTGGCTAAAGCAG GGCTAACACACATCATCACCATGGACTTGCATCAGAAAGAGATTCagggtttcttttcttttccggTGGACAATTTGCGGGCCTCCCCATTCCTGATTCAGTACATTCAAGAGGAG ATTCCAGATTACAGGAACGCCATCATTGTGGCCAAATCCCCAGCAGCAGCAAAGAG AGCTCAGTCCTATGCGGAACGCTTGCGTTTGGGTCTGGCTGTTATTCATGGTGAGGCTCAGTGTTCTGAGTCCGACATGGCTGACGGAAGGCATTCACCGCCGTGTGTGCGCAACACCACAGGACACACGGGATTAGAGCTGCCTT CAGGCAAACAACAAGCTCCGTTCCCTGGCATAGAGCTTCCAA TGATGATGGCCAAGGAGAAACCTCCCATTACTGTTGTTGGGGACGTGGGGGGAAGAATTGCCATCATTGTG GACGACATCATAGACGATGTAGGAGATTTTGTAGCAGCCGCTGAGATCCTGAAAGAGAGAGGCGCTTATAAAATTTACATCATGGCCACACACGGATTACTCTCGGCTGATGCTCCACGTCTTATAGACGAGTCAGCCATTGATGAG GTGGTGGTGACCAACACAGTCCCCCATGAAGTGCAGAAGCTCCAGTGTCCAAAAATCAAGACCGTGGACGTCAGTATGATCCTGGCGGAGGCCATCCGCCGTATCCACAATGGAGAGTCCATGGCTTACTTGTTCCGTAATATTGCCGTGGATGATTAA